Genomic window (Aerosakkonema funiforme FACHB-1375):
AGGGGCGATATTGTTTGAGAGAGGCGCAAAATTAACCAATCCAAATATAACTGTGATAACAGAATGGGTGGGAAATTGGACAGACACAAAAAAGTGCCAAATGATTGCAAAAAACCACATTAGAGAGGGAGTTGATATTATTTCAACTAATGCCGATCCAGGTTGTATACCTTTACATCAATTAGCCCAAAAAAATGGAATTTACACTATAGGATGGATTCAAGACTTATATCAACTTGCACCTGGTACTGTCTTGACCAGTGCCATCCAGGATTCTCCAAAGTTATTGTTACAGGCAGCAACTTTAGTTAGAAAAGGGCGATGGGAGGGTAAGCAATACAAGTTTGGACTGAGAGAAAAAGTGCAAAGATTAGCTCCTTTTCGAGGGTCGCTGACTGCCGAACAAGAAGAGATAGTCAACAAAATTAAAAACGATATTATCACAGGTAAAATAGACATTTCCTCATAAATACTTTAGTTTTAAGGAAGTAAGCCAGTAGCTGCAATACTCTGAAAAGGAGGTTCAATTGCATCAAGAAAATCAAAAGGCTAGTTCAGATAAATTAAACAGCAATTTAACTTGGCTGTGGAATTTATCCATCGCGAAACAATTGCGTTTTGGGATGGTCTTCTTGGTGGTATCGAGCTTGCTGACGACGGGAGTAATACTGATTTACTCTAGTTTCCAAACCCAATTAAAACAATCAAACCTACTACAGCAAGCGCGATCGCGAGCTGCTGCTGAAACAATCGACGCCTACATGGACGATTTGATCAGAAAATTGGGTTATTTGGCGAGAGTGCGGGGTTTAACTGATCTACCTCTGGAAACCAAACAAACTTTGCTAGAAGGTTTAACTCGCCACAACGATGCTTACGAAATGGTGGCTATTGTTAATCGTCAGGGAAATCCAGTTGTAGTCGTTTCTCCCTACAATCGTGTCGGGCTCGGTAATCTGGCACTTACACCCCTATTTGTGCGATCGTTCAAGCGGCAAGAAGATTATGTCGATGCTGTGAGCATCGATCCGGAAATTCATCAGTTAGTGACAACGATCGCCGTTCCCATTCGCAATCTACAAGATGAAGTTGATGGCATTTTACTGGCTAGAGTTAATTTAAAATTCCTCGATTTTGTGGTTTCCCAGACGGAAGTAGGAAAAACTGGATATACTTACGTAATAGACGATCGCAACTTTATAATTGCTAAAAAAAGAAGTGCTGGAGAGAGATTTAAACTAGAAGATATTTCCCAGCGTCCGTTTATTGAAAATTTGCACGATACAGAGACACAAGCCCTGACAATCTACCGGGGTCTTAAAAATGAACAAGTTTTGGGTGCGATCGCACCTATTGACAGCGTTGATTGGAGCGTTATTGTCGAATTACCAACAGCCGAAGCATACGCCCCTGTCTACAATCAGATTTTAGTAATGCTAGGAGCCCTCTCCCTCGCAACATTTACCGCCATAATATTGGGATTCTGTTTCTCTCGGCGGCTCGTCAAGCCCCTAGAAAATCTTACTGTTGCCGCCGCCCAAATTAGCGATGGAAATCTCGACACTCGCGTCCACATTCAATCCCGCAATGAACTGGGGATTTTAGCGCGTTCGTTTAACCAAATGGCACAGCAATTACAGGAGTCATTTAGAACTCTGGAAAAGACAAATGAAGAGTTAGAAATTAGAGTCGAACAACGCACAAACGCGCTTAGGCAAGCGATGGAAGCTGCTGATGTTGCCAACAAAGCTAAAAGCGAATTTTTGGCAAATATGAGCCACGAACTGAGAACCCCTCTCAACGGTATTTTGGGTTATGCTCAAATCCTGGAAAGAGCGCAAAATCTAACTAAAAAACAACTGGACAACATCAA
Coding sequences:
- a CDS encoding BMP family protein, coding for MLSTFKVAALLPDAIDDGSWSQSGYEGLKSIEQQLRAKIAYTEKTNYLSEAEVTNVFRQYAKSGFDLIIGHGGRFVAAAEIVAKEFPRTKFAVVGTFPGNNRNLGALSFQSGELGYLTGVVAALKTKTNKVSFIGGVDYPLIKEGAILFERGAKLTNPNITVITEWVGNWTDTKKCQMIAKNHIREGVDIISTNADPGCIPLHQLAQKNGIYTIGWIQDLYQLAPGTVLTSAIQDSPKLLLQAATLVRKGRWEGKQYKFGLREKVQRLAPFRGSLTAEQEEIVNKIKNDIITGKIDISS
- a CDS encoding hybrid sensor histidine kinase/response regulator, whose protein sequence is MHQENQKASSDKLNSNLTWLWNLSIAKQLRFGMVFLVVSSLLTTGVILIYSSFQTQLKQSNLLQQARSRAAAETIDAYMDDLIRKLGYLARVRGLTDLPLETKQTLLEGLTRHNDAYEMVAIVNRQGNPVVVVSPYNRVGLGNLALTPLFVRSFKRQEDYVDAVSIDPEIHQLVTTIAVPIRNLQDEVDGILLARVNLKFLDFVVSQTEVGKTGYTYVIDDRNFIIAKKRSAGERFKLEDISQRPFIENLHDTETQALTIYRGLKNEQVLGAIAPIDSVDWSVIVELPTAEAYAPVYNQILVMLGALSLATFTAIILGFCFSRRLVKPLENLTVAAAQISDGNLDTRVHIQSRNELGILARSFNQMAQQLQESFRTLEKTNEELEIRVEQRTNALRQAMEAADVANKAKSEFLANMSHELRTPLNGILGYAQILERAQNLTKKQLDNINIIYQCGTHLLTLIEDILDLSKIEAKKMELYPEDFYFPSFLSSVVEICRIRAEQKDISFVYQPTSELPIAIHTDRKRLQQVLINLLGNAIKFTEIGGVNFNVSVINYQSLDTKESNYDNDIRLIKKIRFEVKDTGVGMSPEELEKIFLPFEQVGNGKHQAEGTGLGLAISQKIVQMMGSKIQVKSQLGMGSTFWVDLDLPEPKDWIQTATIIKQQKIIGVEGKRRKILVVDDKWENRSVIVNLLEQIGFEMAEATNGEEALTKAAEFKPDLIITDLVMPVLDGFEMIRRIRQSPELKDIVIIVSSASVFVADRHKSLLAGGNDFMPKPVQADELFQKLQKYLEIVWIYEETPKPQPAEESQDTNAELTKSQIPDGELIPPPAKEIEILFELAMRGNIKGIARQTVKLEQMDEKLVPFVQYLRQLAHNFQEKEILEFISKYRSDPNEC